Proteins found in one Coffea eugenioides isolate CCC68of chromosome 5, Ceug_1.0, whole genome shotgun sequence genomic segment:
- the LOC113772563 gene encoding 3-hydroxyisobutyryl-CoA hydrolase-like protein 5: protein MAQQVNSQDEEVVLAEEISHHVRLITLNRPRQLNVISSRVVSLLAQYLEKWEKDDNAELILIKGAGRAFSAGGDLRMFYDGRTSRDSCLEVVYRMYWLCYHIHTYKKTQVALVQGISMGGGASLVVPLKFSVVTEKAVFATPEASIGFHTDCGFSYMLSRLPGHLGEYLALTGARLSGKELIAAGLATHFVPSEKLPELEKRLVSLNNGAETAVKSTIEEFSTDVQIDEESVLNKQKMIDDSFSKDSVEEIIKSLEAEATKEGNGWIVPVLKGLKRSSPTGLKITLRSIREGRKQSLPECLKKEFRLTMNILRTAISGDVYEGIRALTIDKDNSPKWDPSTFDRVDDERVNVVFQPFEEDLELKIPEREDCRWEGKYENSVYAVPK, encoded by the exons ATGGCTCAACAAGTGAACAGCCAAGATGAAGAg GTCGTTCTTGCTGAAGAAATAAGCCACCACGTGAGATTGATCACCTTGAACAGGCCTCGCCAATTGAATGTGATTTCATCGAGGGTG GTGTCTTTACTTGCTCAGTACTTGGAAAAGTGGGAAAAAGATGACAATGCAGAACTCATACTGATTAAG GGTGCTGGCCGTGCCTTTTCTGCTGGTGGGGATTTGAGAATGTTTTATGACGGCAGGACCTCGA GGGATTCGTGTCTTGAAGTGGTCTACAGGATGTATTGGCTTTGCTACCACATTCACACTTATAAGAAAACACAG GTTGCTCTTGTTCAAGGAATTTCCATGGGGGGAGGTGCATCTTTGGTGGTCCCGTTGAAGTTTTCCGTAGTCACAGAAAAAGCT GTTTTTGCCACTCCAGAAGCAAGTATTGGGTTTCACACTGATTGTGGGTTTTCGTACATGCTTTCACGTCTCCCTGGGCATCTAG GGGAATACTTGGCCCTAACAGGGGCAAGGCTGAGTGGTAAAGAGTTGATTGCCGCTGGATTGGCTACGCATTTTGTCCCCTCCGAG AAACTGCCTGAACTGGAGAAACGCCTGGTGAGCTTAAATAATGGTGCAGAGACTGCTGTCAAATCTACCATTGAAGAATTTTCCACTGATGTTCAGATTGATGAAGAAAGTGTCTTGAACAA ACAAAAAATGATAGATGATTCTTTTTCTAAGGATTCTGTGGAGGAGATCATAAAATCCCTT GAAGCTGAGGCTACCAAAGAAGGAAATGGTTGGATTGTTCCAGTGCTTAAAGGATTAAAGAGATCATCTCCGACAGGATTAAAGATAACATTGAGATCG ATCCGAGAAGGAAGGAAACAGTCACTGCCTGAATGCCTGAAAAAAGAGTTTCGTCTCACTATGAACATTCTTCGTACGGCAATATCCGGTGATGTTTATGAG GGTATCAGAGCTCTTACAATTGACAAGGATAACTCTCCAAAA TGGGATCCTTCAACTTTTGATAGAGTGGATGATGAGAGAGTCAATGTTGTATTCCAACCATTTGAAGAAGATTTGGAGCTCAAGATTCCAGAAAGAGAAGATTGCAG GTGGGAAGGAAAATACGAGAATTCAGTTTATGCAGTTCCAAAGTGA
- the LOC113772436 gene encoding uncharacterized protein LOC113772436 — protein MKKVVIKVSLHGEKSRPKAVDMLIQVMKAMVPCELLWNQLKPSAAKNKIKAMQIVARTRGVASIALDGQEKNQLVVSGDDDLDPVKLAMLLRRHLGIANIVSVDSSYSEKKESEKVETTTDHVYGGVPSFHVVELADNPGCNCSIM, from the exons ATGAAG AAAGTGGTAATTAAAGTGTCCTTGCATGGAGAGAAGTCTCGCCCCAAAGCCGTGGACATGTTAATCCAGGTAATGAAAGCTATGGTGCCCTGTGAGTTGCTCTGGAACCAGCTGAAGCCCTCAGCAGCCAAAAACAAAATCAAGGCCATGCAAATCGTAGCACGAACCCGAG GAGTTGCATCGATAGCTTTAGATGGGCAGGAGAAGAACCAGCTTGTGGTTTCAGgagatgatgatcttgatccTGTGAAGTTGGCTATGTTGCTCCGAAGGCATTTGGGAATTGCTAATATTGTGAGTGTTGATTCATCATAtagtgaaaagaaagaaagtgaaaaagtTGAGACCACAACTGATCATGTTTATGGTGGTGTTCCTAGTTTCCATGTTGTTGAGCTTGCAGATAACCCCGGGTGCAATTGCAGCATCATGTGA
- the LOC113770157 gene encoding disease resistance protein Pik-1-like, with protein sequence MKQKVVIRLSMNDEKSRKKAFKTVVGHAGVESTALQGKEKDQIEVVGDGIDAVKLATLLRKNVGYAELLTVSPVGEKKDGDKKDDGNKDPSSTQPPVVWSTHPYVYSSVPHHLYQVRDPYEDSNCTIM encoded by the exons ATGAAG CAAAAAGTCGTGATTAGACTTTCTATGAATGATGAGAAGTCCCGCAAGAAGGCCTTCAAAACTGTTGTCGGTCACGCAG GTGTGGAATCTACGGCTTTGCAGGGAAAGGAAAAGGATCAAATAGAGGTTGTTGGAGATGGGATTGATGCAGTGAAGCTTGCAACTTTGCTCAGAAAAAATGTTGGGTATGCAGAGCTTTTGACCGTGAGCCCAGTTGGTGAGAAGAAAGATGGTGATAAAAAGGATGATGGCAACAAAGATCCCAGTTCTACACAGCCACCTGTGGTTTGGTCCACTCATCCTTATGTTTACAGCAGTGTACCTCACCATCTCTATCAAGTTAGAGACCCCTATGAGGACTCCAACTGCACCATCATGTAA
- the LOC113770158 gene encoding heavy metal-associated isoprenylated plant protein 16-like, translating to MKQKVVIKLSMNDEKSRKKAFKTVVGHAGVESTALQGKGKDQIEVVGDGIDAVKLATLLRKNVGYAELVTVSPVGEKKDGDNKDDGKKDPSSTQPPVVWSTHPYVYSSVPYHLYQVRDPYYDSNCTIM from the exons ATGAAG CAAAAAGTCGTGATTAAACTTTCTATGAATGATGAGAAGTCCCGCAAGAAGGCCTTCAAAACTGTTGTCGGTCACGCAG GTGTGGAATCTACGGCTTTGCAGGGAAAGGGAAAGGATCAAATAGAGGTAGTTGGAGATGGGATTGATGCAGTGAAGCTTGCAACTTTGCTCAGAAAAAATGTTGGGTATGCAGAGCTTGTGACCGTGAGCCCAGTTGGTGAGAAGAAAGATGGTGATAACAAGGATGATGGCAAGAAAGATCCCAGTTCTACGCAGCCACCTGTGGTTTGGTCCACTCATCCTTATGTTTACAGCAGTGTACCTTACCATCTCTATCAAGTTAGAGACCCCTATTATGACTCCAACTGCACCATCATGTAA